One Prosthecobacter sp. SYSU 5D2 DNA window includes the following coding sequences:
- a CDS encoding Uma2 family endonuclease — protein MNPEIAGGEETGQNGLLMTILDSPENRATVFQISVELFHEFSRRGMFGEDVELLQGLPFKKLPKSPLHETILRRLLRTLRACIPPSYFLTQEGPITCAHSEPEPDIAVIAGDEEDFALSHPTTAELIIEVAINTQQRDRSKAGIYAEAGVKEYWLVEPENKSITLYTQPSGSGYERLLAIVESGHVQSTVFAEFSVEVGEIFA, from the coding sequence GTGAATCCTGAGATTGCAGGCGGGGAGGAGACGGGACAAAATGGACTACTGATGACGATCCTGGACAGTCCAGAAAACCGGGCAACGGTGTTCCAAATCAGCGTGGAGCTTTTTCACGAGTTCTCCAGGCGGGGCATGTTCGGAGAAGATGTGGAGCTGCTCCAAGGATTGCCTTTCAAAAAGCTGCCCAAGTCACCACTGCATGAAACCATCTTGCGACGTTTGTTGCGCACGCTTCGCGCCTGCATTCCTCCGAGCTATTTTCTAACCCAGGAGGGGCCCATCACCTGTGCTCACTCGGAACCTGAACCGGATATTGCGGTTATTGCTGGAGATGAGGAAGATTTTGCCCTCTCCCACCCCACCACCGCCGAACTCATCATCGAAGTGGCGATCAATACCCAGCAGAGGGACCGGAGCAAGGCAGGCATTTATGCGGAGGCCGGGGTGAAGGAGTACTGGCTGGTGGAGCCGGAGAACAAGAGCATTACACTTTACACCCAGCCATCGGGCAGCGGTTATGAGAGGTTGCTGGCCATTGTGGAAAGCGGGCATGTGCAGAGCACGGTATTTGCGGAATTCAGCGTCGAAGTGGGAGAGATCTTCGCGTGA